The Malaclemys terrapin pileata isolate rMalTer1 chromosome 2, rMalTer1.hap1, whole genome shotgun sequence nucleotide sequence gctgtaggaaaaACCATCTCCCCGAACGATAGTAagtaggttgatggaagcattcttccagcGATCTAGCTACATCAGGCATCATGTCGGAATGGCTACggtgctcaggagtgtggattgtTCACACTGCTGAGCACCGTAGGTACattgacctaaattttaagtaCAGACCACACCTGAGTATTGTAAACTGCATTCCAAACTGCAGATCTGATGGAATGGAAGCACTATAAACAGTATGTTTGGACTAGTTCACTAAGTCTTCATGTGAAATGACAACcattgtaaagaaaaataaattacaaaagaaCAAAAAGTTGAATGTCCCCTGTTCTACAGGCGGGACTATGTGGACCAGCAGTGCCATTATCAATTCTCACCCATGTTCTGTCATCTATGGCCATAAGCAGAAGACAAGACAGTTTTCAAAAcctgattaaaaaattaagagGAGAATCCATAAAAGCAGAAGTTAGGTTTGCGACCTTTTGAGTCAGATAAGGGTATGATATTCAGCATCACTGGCTTTACCTCTGGCTCTTATGTAACTAAAGTATTAGGAGTGTCCTTACTATTGTTTAAATATGTTTTAGCTATGCCCTGTTGAGACTATTAAAGCAATATCTTGACGGTCACTCCAGTCCAGAATATTATTCAACAGTCATTTAAATGCCTTAATAAAATCTCCATGATCACCATAATTTACTTGAAATGACCTAATAAGAGTCTGCAAATCACATCAACTCTTCAGTAGAAATGCACAGAAGCACGAAAAAAAAACACAGGCTACCTGAAACATATACTATTGATCTTTCACTGTGGCAGAGTATGTTATGTAAACCAAAATACTCAAACTATGCAAGTTACAATGGCTTACACAGCCAGCATTTTAGATAATATTTTCTAAAACATGATCTAAATCAGCAGTCTAGGTACTGTTTTAAACTGCTACTTCTGATATGTAACCAAATCTTTTGTCTTTCTTAAAAGTTCCTTCCCGTTACTTTTGTTTTCCAGTCTTCTTGGGAACCCTCCATAGACGAAGAGCCCAAAGTGTCAAGCAGCACCCATTATCCATGTGGACTTATTACTGTATACTAGCTACCATTTTCTGTAGCAGTGTCTGTAAGCAGCTTTACAGAATTATAATGTTCTCCTAATCCATATGCGTGTCTCATAtacctaaaaacaaaacaaaaaagcaatttaaaaaatatttaactaaaattaaaatatatgtaatataCATATGTATAAATATACCTATTTTCTACTCTCAGATAGTTTAAAGACATTCAATTAAAGTTCAAGTCAGCATGAAAAATGTATTATCCTGGAAACCATGGAAGTTTGACTGCATGTTTTCATGAGAAAGGAGTGTTTCTTTAGTTTTGCTAATAATGATAAAACCTACATATCATTAATGGagcttttatataaaataaaatgttaaatccATTTATAATTGTGAATAAAATCGCTTTTGTTGAATAACTGAAGGCTGCTAACGAATCAGTCAACGGACAGAAAAGTGACGGAtgtctaagttccctctaagctgcccAGCCGCCTATTAAGCCCTGCACAGGGGCTCAggcggggagaggagcccctccccgccagccccagcaTGGACCTGCCCTGGACTTGCCGCGgccaggggagaggagccccttccTTAGCTCAGCCCAGCCCAAGCCCGCCAGAGCTGCCACAgccagggagaggcgcctctcccccggccccgagCTGCTGCGGCGAAAgaggacttggggggggggggggagggaagacctctctccccactgcagccccagggcagcctgtaccccaaacctgtcatccccagccccaccccagagccctcacccaccacccacaccccaaccctctgccccagccctgacccccccacacactctgaacccctcagccccacccccaccacatgaattttgtcatGTAAACCAATATGAAGGtaatgtgtcacacatcacctccatattggtacacataacaaaactcattctgcacatggatgtacAAAATTAGAGCGAACAATGAGAATGAGCTTCTTTAGTTTCCTAACCTGATTTATTGATGGCTATTTTGCATTTTCAAGCCAATTCGTTCTGTAACATTCTCTAGTCAGACAAGCTAGATAAAGTATTGCAGTCACTTACTATCAGTCCTTAAATACTCTCCTGTGGgaaaaacatgattaaaaataggaataaaaataTCTACTTACACTAGTATTAATGGTTTGCTTGAATATTCTTCACCAACAATAATGGGAGGAGAATCCATTTGCACTACTTCAATTGGTTTTTGCAAAATGTGTGATAGAGCCCTTAGCTTTAAGACAGGAAAACAATATGCTGAGAAGTATAATTAAATACCATGAAAAATACTTAGTTCTAACACACATATCATTAAGTCAGTTTAGGCCTgaaatgtaggggttttttttagaaGTGAGATTTTACACAATCTTCCTGAGGTTAGTTTTTAAATTCCTATGAAAAGTTTCTATGAACCATCTCTTGCTTTGTTGATAAAAGCAATGTAGCACGGTGCTAGTTCACAAGAACTCGAGAGAGCAACTAGTCTATTTTCAATGCAGAAACGGaatgaaatgcaaaaacaaaGTGTAAGTGCTAAAaagttttttatttcagttttaattataAATCTCACTCTCTAATTACACTTTGCTGTATGATATACTTCACAGCACAGCAAGCTGTTGACCCtgtttaaacaaagaaaataaaaccagCTTTCTGTCTCTATTTTTTATTCTCTCCCTCCATGTTGTCAACCATCACATTAGAAACCCCTGTTCTATAAGTTTTAAAGACTTAAGCTGCTGTAAGCAATACAGACACAGACAAAACCGGTAATGCTCTGAGAAAATATTTGTCCACAATGTAAAGTTTGTCAAGAGgttaaaaatgggaataatgatacctaCTTactttctttgtaaagtgctttgagatatacTGATGAAACACGCTATATAAGAGTAGGTATTGTTATTATATTTCTTTACAACTGTGCTAGATTAGGTCTCCAGAAATTTTTCTATTACAGAAAAGCCGCTTCTTTGAAGTGGAGAAGGGACATTTCTAAGAATTTGTATCTAAAAATCCATTAATTTTCAACCACTTCAGAGTTTCATCAACAAAAATAAACAGTGCCATACTTACTTCCAGCTGACCACCCCAGGCAGCTGTGTTGACTATATCATCACAGTACTTTTCAAACTCccctgcaggaggaaaaaaaaaaaaaaaaaaaaggagtaatCCTCTCAGTAAATCTCTTTCCTGGATGTGGGTGGGAAAGATATTGATgagataaattaaaaataaatgctggCTTGTAAAAGTAGAACATAATGTAGGGGAATAAGAATATTTAAgtgcagagaaagagaaaacaaatagGAAACGAACATCTACAACAAAGGAAGAAGTATAGTATGTTCtcttattgaaaagaaaaaaggaaaaaggagagcaAAGACAAGTAAGATAGTGTAGTAAAAATACAGGAAACAGCAAGTTATATTTTAAGCATTTCTTGAATAAATTTTATGAACAATGTGATCTTATTAAATACCGTACCCAATAAGTGGTACACAATGGCTTTAAACTGCAGGAGTCATAGCTTTGGGAGACAGCGTGCAATGGAAATATCTTTCTATCTAATTACTAGGCTTGGCTCTTGTGCAAGATAGATGTCAGATAATTTTCAGGTCCTGTAACTAGCTGCAGTTCTCCAGACcccaaaaatgattaggggtctggagcacatgacttatgaggagaggctgagggaactgggattgtttaatctccagaagagaagaatgaggggggatttgatagcagccttcaactacctgaaggggggttccaaaaaggatggagctcggctgttctcagtggtggcagatgacagaacaaggagcaatggtctcaagttgcagtgggggaggtccaggttggatattaggaaacactatttcactaggagggtggtgaagcactggaatgcgttacctagggaggtggtgaagtctccttccttggaggtttttaaagcccggcttgacaaagccctggctgggatgatttagttgagaattggtcctgctttgagcaggggattggactagatgacctcttgaggtcccttccaaccctaatattctatgattctatgtttttcTCCAAACTGACTGGGTTGTTTATTTCTCAGTAAACTGAAATATGTAGAATCCAGAGAACATTCCCTTCTATGCATGTCTCCAGAAGACAGTTTTAAGGCAATCCCCAATCTTACTTGCAAGTAAGATCTGTGCTCTTATAAATGAAAGGAATTAAAAGTGTAAAATTAGCTGAACTCTTCATAAAAAACACTATTAAATATGTTCTGGGTGAAGAATAAACTGAACAAAATTATACACTGCAATACAAAAAGCATTTTCTTGGAGAAAAGCAAATTCTTTTCCTcagcaattaaagaaaatcagttTGGATTTCAAAAAGGCTATCATGGTTAAGATTTATGAGGCATACTGAAGATTTATCTATTTTGATACGCACAAAATAAACCTACCAATAAAACAGAAAGGTAATTTAAATTTAAGAAAGGACGTTTAGCCTAAGACAAGATAGAGCCAGCCAGAAGTGCTACCGTGCTGCTAACAACACTGCAGCAGTACCTATAACGTTGTCTCTCTCCGGGAGCTAATATGAGGAGGCAGGGACTATGAGGATGCTAGCATCACAAGAGGCGAACATGCAGACTAGCTAACTTTCACAATACTGTACTAATACTCAGCTCTACGGAACGTGGTAACTATGTGAACAACACTTGACTCCGGACTCTCTAACTGCCATGTTAACAGGAACAGCAAAACATACCACACTTTTCTATATCATGGTTCCATGGAAGTTTACGCTTTTATTGAAAATACTTTTGAAGAGTGATTTTTTGGGCTATTGAAACATGCTTAAAGGCTCCCTTCTGCTAAATGCCTATTCTAGATACAGGATATCAACAGTACTACTGAGCAGCTTTAAAGAAAGAGCTATTTTGCTACTGAGGCATAGATGACTTGAAAGCCATTGTCCAACTAAATTTTCATTATTTCATGCCAAAGTCAAGTTTACAATGCATGTCTCCTGGACAGCTTAATCAAAggcatattttttttcaaaacaagatTCAGCAAAGAGAATAGTAACATTGATCCCTGCAGGATTTCAACTGTAAGCAAGATTATCCTTATGTTAGAGATCCTATTTACATTACAATTTTAGCTCACTCATGGAACATGATTACCACACCATTGTTACCTGGTCAAGATGTAACATGGTTCCATTTTGTATCACAGATGATATTAACTGTTACATAACCAGACTGAAGTTACTTTTCCTGCGTGTAGACAAACATCTTCAAGACATTTGCTTAGTTACAGAGGAGATTACGATCCTATCTACACTGCATGACATACagtgtcatggggggggggggggacaaccaTGCTATAACTGGTCACAAGTCAGCTACAACTGTAATACTGATAAGCTCCAGAACTACTGGTAACATTTGTAAAAAGACACTTTTTAAGAACCATTTATTAAACTATAATTCTTACCTCGGCTATACATGTCTCCTGTGTTGGGATTTGTTAGAAACGGCAGGAAATCATCAACATGACTTTGCATATACTCTGCTGTTTGACTTCTCAGGGTTGCAACAGTCCAGGAGTTTTGCTGATTCTTGAGCTGGTCTTCAATAGCTCTGTACATGCAGTGGCCATCTGATGGAATCTGTTTAATCGCCAACTGCCTTGCTGCCAATATCTGAGCAAGCCTTTGACTTTCAAGATGTCTGGCTCCTGTTAAATTTTCTATCTCAGCTTCAGCTatcctttcttctctttccttctccagtgcAGCTTTCTTCTCCTTGAACGGAAAGCACAATAAAGATGCTACAAGAGGATGTTGATTTCATATGAAAGTTATTGGAAAAATAATGTTCAAGCTCACAAGGGGTCCTAAGTGTCTGTGCAATTCTTGGTTTGCGGCTCAGATCTATGACATTCAGAATTTTGTTGCTCAGATTTAGGTCTGTGCATTACCAGTGTGCCACTGAAGGAAGGTCAGTATCTTTCCAACTAATAAATATACTGAAATTCACCCTTTAGGAAAGAATAACCTTTGTATAGTAGAATTAGCAAGTTAGACTAACACTTAACTTTAGGCACTAGCTTGAAAAGTATCTAAATCCAAAGACAGCTAATCTCttgtttatttaggtgcctaattttaggcatacATTTGAAAATTATGGCCTATGTGTCTATCTTGAAGCTATGATATAGTGAAGCATCAGTTCATGAAGCCAAATTGCAGGAACATAAGAAACATAAGAATTTTGTAGAGCAAATACTGAGAGACACGTTGCCTGTTTCACTAgaggacttttttttattttgtagtaTTTCCAAGATTTTTTATTTTACCATCTGATCTCAAGATAAGTGGGCTCAGAAGTTAGTACTTTGATGGAAGACCTTCAGAAAAAGTGCAGAAAGAAGCATTGGCAATTTAGTAGATAGCACTCTAAGTCATTCATCTTTTGGAGGAGTTATAAAATTGAAGCTCTGAATACCTGTAGTCCttaaaaatctcaaaatattttttgtgtgaAAAAGATGGATAAACTCAGCTGCCAATTCCAGCTGAGATAATATACTGGCTACCCAAGTGTTGCCTCTGCATATTCATGCTTGTGGGGTACTTCCTTTAACCAGAACTACTCAGCTTTAAGAACCTTCTGGAAAGCAATACGTACTGTTGCCAAGCAACTTCCCTCTTACAGCACAGGATGTCATGAGATTATAAGAGGCTCATACAGGCCCAAGTGCCTCAAGTTTCTCCTGCTAAACCCCAGAGTCCAATGACAGAAGAATTCCAGGTAGAGTGAATGCACAGAGGTGACATCCTCGAAGAGCCACAGTTATAATGGTAAGTAgtatttatttctttaataaGGCTGCTACATTTTCCCACTCATGCCAGTGGGTTCAGGAATTCGAATTAAACAAGGAGTAGAGAAATGCCAACCCAAAGAGGTCCAGATGTCAACTCACAAGTAGTGCTGTTTAAAAACACTTAAAGCACCAAGGTAGCACCCCTTCAGATTTCTAACATCAAATCATGCAAGTAACCTACCAATTAGAGTGGGCTAAAACTCAAATTCtggtttgtgggaaattttgatatttagtttcattccaaatcagaacaaaacaaaaattttcaaagtttCCCACAAAccagaaattctgaaaatttttatttcagaaacatcAAAATGTGGTGTTTCTGAAATAGAGTATGTTCCCTGGGACTCTGGCAGgttgaaactgacaagaattatGTTAATTTCAGTCAACAGCTGGcaaggctcccagccccagcatgcAGACTGCTCTAGGGCCAGAGACCCTGGGCTTCTAGACTCCCTTGCCAACTAGCTCCCATGACCCCACTGAGGAGGAGTCAGCTGGATTTCCCAGGACTTCCAGACTCCCTACTGCAGAACCAGAAGCAGAGAAGCCCAGAGTGTCCTGGCTCAAGTAGCTCTCAGGGCTTCCTTGTTCCCTGCACCAGACCAGAGTCCAGATTGGCTAGAGCCAGTGCTTCCAGGCTTCTAGCTCCATGGTAGTAAGACTGGGTGCCCTGATGGTTCTCAGGGTTTCCAGACTCCTGGCTCTAATGTAGGGACCTTG carries:
- the OTUD6B gene encoding deubiquitinase OTUD6B, whose protein sequence is MEEPGREESAADDFELLVRSQRREKRELQAKIQGMKNAVPKNDKKRRKQLIDDVAKLEAEMEQKHKEELKQLKETLPEQNKVDSVADSIASFQLEEREQQMQQPRISKAQKRREKKAALEKEREERIAEAEIENLTGARHLESQRLAQILAARQLAIKQIPSDGHCMYRAIEDQLKNQQNSWTVATLRSQTAEYMQSHVDDFLPFLTNPNTGDMYSRGEFEKYCDDIVNTAAWGGQLELRALSHILQKPIEVVQMDSPPIIVGEEYSSKPLILVYMRHAYGLGEHYNSVKLLTDTATENGS